The Paenibacillus sp. RUD330 genome has a segment encoding these proteins:
- a CDS encoding M28 family peptidase has product MRAWRALLLLAIASAILLAGCEASGERPPQERIVKLLTAKKMEGRLAGTAGNEEAVQAIGEEFARIGLEKYSGDDYRVLFPYQAAERKEISLKVTMKDGSVKELVYGKHFRERVIRMDLDAAAELMMGEDSIDSLTAGTAFVAASEEELDRAQRRSTRFILARTDMFKPYPARRNLNVPVVDINDDTYGFLKKKQEEIESISLRMKYEDKEEAKAASVIGKISGTSASGPDHHVLVLSAPLDSLGSDAGKVYEGASRAAAVSVLAGLAESLKALSEERPFYSDIIFCAFNGRENGLQGSQELVNSIYDPHVHISAVNLDAMGVKGSKLNLLADNTRNRLVTSLADELKQGGFNAETRNSFDGDHASFGYYSLPAVSFGLEEPNGVRTVRDRAEDLDYGELSRISGIILDFVQKQDEEAKLEHNHAEAYPFGREKSMYEYQDVKQQLVQREMAKLAFKQYELFENKEQDIRELVSNPYQNMEKEEFQNRYPGYSLPQSVGGYSLRSVIAILDEKAFGAGNVDELEPNRIYTSDKTFEKKDINELSLSYEGKNGSVLFLSVLNGEGSSFLQDSGMIPSREVMRNGLEFTIYDRAGTAYSVLYPFNSGGKDYKATLVAYVMTDTGMSPKWELDDAETAALLKGIDWKGLA; this is encoded by the coding sequence TTGCGAGCATGGCGTGCTTTACTCCTTCTGGCCATCGCCTCTGCCATCCTGCTGGCCGGCTGCGAGGCCTCGGGGGAGCGGCCGCCGCAGGAGCGGATCGTCAAGCTGCTGACGGCGAAGAAGATGGAGGGCAGGCTGGCCGGGACGGCCGGCAACGAAGAGGCTGTCCAAGCGATTGGAGAGGAATTCGCCCGCATCGGCCTGGAGAAATACAGCGGGGACGACTACCGGGTCCTATTTCCGTACCAGGCGGCAGAACGCAAGGAGATCAGCCTGAAGGTGACGATGAAGGACGGCAGCGTCAAGGAGCTGGTGTACGGAAAGCATTTCCGGGAACGCGTCATCCGGATGGATCTCGACGCTGCGGCCGAGCTGATGATGGGCGAGGATTCCATCGACTCGCTGACGGCCGGCACCGCATTCGTGGCGGCATCGGAGGAAGAGCTCGATCGGGCGCAGAGAAGGAGCACGCGGTTCATCCTGGCCCGCACGGACATGTTCAAGCCATATCCCGCCCGGCGGAATCTTAATGTGCCCGTCGTGGATATCAATGACGATACATATGGCTTTCTGAAGAAGAAGCAGGAGGAAATTGAAAGCATCTCTCTGCGCATGAAGTATGAGGACAAGGAAGAGGCGAAGGCCGCCAGCGTCATCGGCAAAATCTCAGGTACGTCCGCAAGCGGACCGGATCACCACGTCCTCGTCCTTTCGGCGCCTCTAGATTCCCTGGGCTCGGACGCGGGGAAGGTCTATGAGGGCGCTTCCCGGGCCGCGGCTGTCAGCGTGCTCGCAGGGCTAGCGGAATCGTTGAAGGCCCTTTCGGAAGAGAGGCCGTTTTATTCCGACATCATCTTTTGCGCCTTCAACGGGAGGGAAAACGGGCTTCAGGGAAGCCAGGAGCTCGTCAATTCCATCTATGATCCCCATGTACACATTTCTGCGGTTAACCTGGATGCGATGGGGGTCAAAGGCAGCAAGCTCAACTTGCTTGCCGACAACACGAGGAATCGGTTGGTGACCTCGCTGGCGGATGAATTGAAGCAAGGCGGCTTCAATGCGGAGACACGCAACAGCTTTGACGGCGACCATGCCTCCTTCGGCTATTATTCTCTGCCTGCGGTGTCGTTCGGGCTGGAGGAGCCGAACGGCGTTCGGACTGTCCGGGACCGGGCAGAGGATCTTGATTACGGGGAGCTGTCGCGAATTTCCGGCATCATTCTCGACTTTGTCCAAAAGCAGGACGAAGAGGCGAAGCTGGAGCATAATCACGCGGAGGCATATCCGTTCGGCCGGGAGAAATCGATGTATGAATACCAGGACGTCAAGCAGCAGCTGGTGCAGAGAGAGATGGCCAAGCTGGCGTTCAAGCAGTACGAGCTGTTCGAGAATAAAGAACAGGACATTCGGGAGCTGGTCTCGAACCCCTATCAAAACATGGAAAAAGAGGAATTCCAGAATCGATATCCGGGGTATTCTCTCCCGCAGAGCGTGGGGGGATATTCTCTCCGAAGCGTGATTGCCATCCTGGACGAAAAAGCTTTCGGAGCGGGAAATGTGGATGAGTTGGAGCCGAATCGGATTTATACGTCGGACAAGACATTTGAAAAAAAGGATATCAATGAATTGAGTCTCAGCTATGAAGGGAAGAATGGTTCGGTTCTGTTTTTATCCGTGCTGAACGGAGAGGGAAGCTCGTTCCTGCAGGATTCCGGTATGATCCCATCTCGAGAGGTCATGAGAAACGGTTTGGAATTCACGATCTATGATCGCGCCGGAACAGCTTATTCGGTGCTGTACCCGTTCAACTCCGGAGGAAAGGACTACAAAGCCACCCTGGTTGCCTACGTGATGACGGATACGGGCATGTCTCCAAAATGGGAGCTTGACGATGCGGAGACGGCCGCGCTGCTGAAGGGAATCGACTGGAAGGGCCTGGCTTGA
- a CDS encoding energy-coupling factor transporter transmembrane component T, whose amino-acid sequence MHLTFSHRETWLHRVNPTLKLAASVLLFVAALFVHDPNVMALLAAASLLPLLATGHPPLRVLLYASPFLLVFVSSASGMIMFGTGATLWFELGLIRITEESFYRGLHLGLRSVQVAAVGLAFALTTRPVALFYSLMQQLRMPPKYAYSFLAALNMVPLLADEFFTLRQALQIRGAGPGRLGIYGRLRMYALPLLAQSIRRAHRMAAAMEARRFHSGSGKRTYYYIYGWSRIDGLYAVSIAALWLLAWLLGTHYPLLAATDVR is encoded by the coding sequence ATGCATCTGACCTTTTCCCATCGAGAAACCTGGCTGCATCGCGTCAACCCGACGCTGAAGCTCGCCGCGTCCGTGCTGCTGTTCGTCGCCGCCCTGTTCGTCCACGACCCCAATGTCATGGCGCTGCTCGCAGCCGCATCCCTGCTGCCGCTGCTCGCTACCGGGCACCCGCCTTTGCGCGTGCTGCTGTATGCCTCTCCGTTCCTGCTTGTGTTCGTGTCGTCGGCCTCCGGCATGATCATGTTCGGCACCGGCGCTACGCTCTGGTTCGAGCTGGGCCTCATCCGAATCACGGAGGAAAGCTTCTACCGCGGGCTGCATCTCGGGCTCCGCTCGGTCCAGGTCGCGGCAGTCGGACTCGCCTTCGCGCTGACGACCCGTCCGGTCGCCTTATTCTACTCGCTGATGCAGCAGCTCCGGATGCCGCCCAAGTATGCCTACAGCTTCCTGGCCGCGCTCAATATGGTTCCGCTGCTGGCGGATGAATTCTTCACGCTCCGCCAAGCGCTCCAGATCCGGGGAGCCGGCCCCGGACGCCTAGGAATCTACGGCCGCCTGCGCATGTATGCCCTGCCGCTGCTGGCCCAGAGCATCCGGCGCGCCCACCGGATGGCCGCCGCCATGGAGGCGCGACGCTTCCACAGCGGCAGCGGCAAGCGCACGTACTATTACATCTATGGCTGGTCGCGCATCGACGGCCTGTATGCGGTCTCCATCGCCGCTCTCTGGCTGCTGGCTTGGCTGCTCGGCACTCATTATCCCTTGCTTGCCGCAACCGACGTCCGTTGA
- a CDS encoding ABC transporter ATP-binding protein produces MNAADVILKGCIRSRTPTNGRETGAASTPLAAPASAIGSGLPSMANASAIGSERRRHAGEAVPAARRPVPPVHDAGPAARVENLRLRYPGEDSPLLFKGLSLTIEHGQKVLLLGPSGCGKSTLLQVLGGLVPSAIRIPMKADCCLVPARPGYVFQDPDSQFCMPYADEEIAFALENAGISRGQMPDRISRCLDEVGLCLADPHFPVAGMSQGMKQRLAIAAMIAMEPDALLLDEPTALLDEEGTRQVWSSLRSVWGGRTVIIVEHKIAGIAEDMDRVIVFGPDGSIMADGSPRLVFREHRKLLREYGIWYPGFWEDYDHNAAIRPATMSPSPAARSAELLLGLDGLEGWRGGRPKVRTGPLAVNAGDWIAVTGVNGAGKSTLLLAIMKLVKTKGILHIPGIPVQSLKKPGDMAKHAALSFQNPEFQFVTDTVLDELAYSLPRPLREPERSSRARTLMENYALDGLGGRHPYQLSMGQKRRLSVAAAMVGGQRLLLLDEPTFGLDASGTVRMMEQLERLRSDGCAILMITHDPELVRRFATRQWLVDGGLVTERSGGTACI; encoded by the coding sequence ATGAACGCTGCAGACGTCATCCTGAAAGGCTGCATTCGCAGCCGCACTCCGACGAACGGCAGGGAGACCGGCGCGGCTTCGACGCCGCTTGCAGCTCCCGCATCCGCCATCGGGAGCGGCTTGCCCTCTATGGCGAATGCCTCGGCAATCGGCTCCGAACGGCGGCGCCATGCCGGCGAGGCTGTGCCTGCAGCAAGACGGCCGGTGCCGCCCGTACACGATGCCGGGCCAGCGGCGCGCGTGGAGAACCTGCGGCTCCGTTATCCCGGAGAAGACTCTCCGCTCCTCTTCAAAGGACTGAGCCTGACCATCGAACACGGCCAGAAGGTGCTGCTGCTCGGACCGAGCGGCTGCGGGAAGTCGACGCTGCTGCAGGTGCTCGGCGGCTTGGTGCCGTCGGCCATCCGCATCCCGATGAAGGCGGACTGCTGCCTTGTCCCTGCCCGGCCCGGCTATGTGTTCCAGGATCCGGACTCCCAGTTCTGCATGCCGTATGCCGACGAAGAAATCGCCTTCGCGCTGGAGAACGCGGGCATTTCGCGCGGGCAAATGCCGGACCGCATCTCCCGCTGTCTTGATGAGGTCGGCCTGTGTCTGGCAGACCCCCATTTTCCGGTAGCCGGCATGTCCCAGGGAATGAAGCAGCGGCTTGCCATCGCGGCCATGATCGCCATGGAGCCCGATGCTCTGCTGCTCGACGAGCCGACCGCTCTCCTGGACGAGGAGGGCACGCGGCAGGTATGGAGCTCTCTCCGCTCCGTCTGGGGCGGACGGACCGTCATCATCGTCGAGCACAAGATCGCCGGCATCGCCGAAGATATGGACCGCGTCATCGTATTCGGACCCGACGGGAGCATCATGGCCGACGGCTCTCCCCGCCTCGTGTTCCGGGAGCATCGGAAGCTGCTGCGGGAATACGGGATCTGGTACCCCGGCTTCTGGGAGGATTACGATCATAATGCCGCAATCCGCCCCGCAACGATGTCTCCGTCGCCTGCCGCCCGTTCCGCCGAATTGCTGCTCGGGCTGGACGGCCTGGAAGGATGGCGCGGCGGCCGGCCCAAGGTGCGGACCGGCCCGCTCGCGGTGAACGCCGGCGACTGGATCGCCGTCACCGGCGTCAACGGAGCCGGCAAGAGCACGCTTCTGCTCGCCATCATGAAGCTGGTCAAGACCAAGGGAATCCTGCACATTCCCGGCATTCCGGTCCAAAGCCTGAAAAAGCCCGGGGATATGGCCAAGCATGCCGCGCTGAGCTTCCAGAATCCCGAGTTCCAGTTCGTGACGGACACCGTCCTCGACGAGCTCGCCTACTCCTTGCCTCGTCCGCTGCGGGAGCCCGAGCGAAGCAGCCGGGCAAGGACACTCATGGAGAACTATGCGCTCGACGGCCTTGGCGGCCGCCATCCCTACCAGCTGTCGATGGGACAGAAGCGCAGGCTCAGCGTCGCTGCCGCCATGGTCGGCGGCCAGCGCTTGCTGCTGCTGGATGAGCCGACCTTCGGCCTCGACGCGAGCGGCACGGTGCGGATGATGGAGCAGCTGGAACGGCTTCGCTCCGACGGCTGCGCGATTCTCATGATCACCCACGATCCGGAGCTGGTCCGGCGCTTCGCGACCCGGCAGTGGCTCGTCGACGGCGGGCTTGTTACGGAAAGGAGCGGCGGCACGGCATGCATCTGA
- a CDS encoding ECF transporter S component, with protein sequence MSTAMPNADRPKGLTLADILVTLVVAVVFGIIYRIWNPMYDILKPLGLHAEQLSYGMWFMAGTFAFLLIRKPGAALLAETAAAALEAFMGGSWGASTLVYGVLQGLGAEIIFAAFLYRKAGPIVTILASLGSAVVSIFIDAHYSYIDKMTAWNYTLFVSMRLLGSVVIAGLFAWALAKALERTGVLSLIHPASDKDYEALG encoded by the coding sequence ATGTCCACCGCCATGCCCAATGCCGACCGTCCAAAAGGACTGACGCTCGCCGACATTCTCGTCACGCTTGTCGTAGCCGTCGTTTTCGGCATCATCTACCGCATCTGGAATCCGATGTACGACATTCTCAAGCCGCTCGGCCTGCATGCGGAGCAGCTCAGCTACGGCATGTGGTTCATGGCCGGCACCTTCGCCTTCCTCCTGATCCGCAAGCCCGGAGCGGCGCTGCTCGCCGAGACGGCCGCGGCCGCGCTGGAAGCGTTCATGGGCGGATCGTGGGGCGCCTCGACGCTCGTCTACGGCGTGCTGCAGGGCCTCGGCGCCGAAATCATCTTCGCCGCCTTCCTGTACCGGAAGGCAGGTCCGATCGTGACGATCCTTGCGTCTCTCGGCTCCGCCGTCGTCTCCATTTTCATCGACGCGCACTACAGCTACATCGATAAAATGACCGCCTGGAACTACACCCTGTTCGTCTCCATGCGTCTGCTCGGCAGCGTCGTCATCGCCGGCCTGTTCGCCTGGGCGCTGGCCAAGGCGCTGGAGCGCACCGGCGTGCTGAGCCTCATCCACCCGGCCTCGGACAAGGATTACGAGGCGCTGGGGTAA
- the ssuD gene encoding FMNH2-dependent alkanesulfonate monooxygenase, producing the protein MELFWYLPTMGDGRYLGTTQGAKITDLPYFRQIAQAVDRLGYTGMLVPTGHACEDGWVVASALMTATERLRFLVAVRPAGVSVTIAARMAATFERLSSGRLLVNVVTGGDPHEMRGDGIFLSHADRYEATDEFLQVWHRLMAGEEVTFRGKHIQVEGARLQYPPFGRKSPPLYIGASSEAGHAVAAKHIDTYLTWAETPEMVAAKIADVRSRAHALGRQVDIGLRVQIIVRETAEEAWDAARRLIRHVSEEDARSAQAVLDRFDSVGQRRMTQLVRDSEGQDEISPNLWTGIGRVRGGVGTALVGDPESVALRLKEYAALGIDRFILSGYPHLEEAYRIAELLFPLLPVSCPSRPQEPDWSPMGELLAENIAPR; encoded by the coding sequence ATGGAACTATTCTGGTACCTCCCTACCATGGGAGACGGGCGCTACTTGGGCACGACGCAAGGCGCCAAAATTACCGATCTGCCTTATTTCCGGCAAATCGCCCAGGCCGTCGACAGGCTCGGCTATACCGGCATGCTCGTGCCGACCGGCCATGCCTGCGAGGACGGCTGGGTCGTCGCATCCGCGCTCATGACCGCCACGGAGCGCCTCCGCTTTCTCGTGGCCGTCCGTCCGGCAGGCGTCTCGGTGACGATCGCCGCCCGCATGGCGGCTACGTTCGAGCGGCTTTCCTCGGGCAGGCTGCTCGTGAACGTCGTCACCGGAGGCGATCCGCATGAAATGCGGGGAGACGGCATTTTTCTGAGCCATGCCGACCGGTACGAGGCTACGGACGAGTTCCTTCAAGTATGGCATCGCCTGATGGCCGGCGAGGAGGTCACCTTCCGCGGCAAGCATATCCAGGTGGAAGGAGCCCGGCTCCAATATCCCCCCTTCGGCCGCAAGTCGCCGCCGCTCTATATCGGAGCCTCCTCGGAAGCCGGCCATGCCGTAGCCGCCAAGCATATCGACACCTATCTGACCTGGGCCGAAACGCCGGAGATGGTGGCGGCCAAAATCGCGGATGTCCGCTCCCGCGCCCACGCTCTCGGCAGGCAGGTCGACATCGGCCTGCGGGTGCAGATCATCGTCCGCGAGACGGCGGAGGAAGCCTGGGACGCAGCCCGGCGGCTCATCCGCCATGTCAGCGAGGAGGACGCCCGGAGCGCGCAGGCTGTGCTGGACCGGTTCGATTCGGTCGGCCAGCGCCGCATGACGCAGCTGGTCCGCGACAGCGAAGGGCAGGACGAGATCTCTCCCAACCTGTGGACCGGCATCGGCCGCGTGCGCGGCGGAGTCGGCACCGCGCTCGTCGGCGATCCCGAATCGGTCGCGCTTCGTTTGAAGGAATATGCGGCGCTCGGCATCGACAGGTTCATCCTGTCGGGCTATCCTCACCTGGAAGAGGCGTACCGCATCGCGGAGCTGCTGTTCCCGCTGCTGCCCGTCTCCTGCCCGTCCCGTCCGCAGGAGCCGGACTGGTCGCCGATGGGCGAGCTGCTCGCGGAGAATATCGCTCCCCGCTGA
- a CDS encoding ABC transporter ATP-binding protein, giving the protein MTVTAQRTGTASVPVPPPGEAAAGRIRLEHISLRYGPASPAAPSVLQDIGLKLAGDEFICVLGPSGCGKSSLLNLIAGYIQPTEGRIVIDGAEHSAPDTKVGVVFQHANLFPWLSVARNVEFGLKMAGMPKAERRRKAAAYLELVGLASAASMYPHQLSGGMKQRAAIARTLAADPSIILMDEPFSALDALTRESMQTHVGEIWKKTGKCILFITHDVDEALLLGRRILLLHPSPGRIVEDFANPLHEEGTIPLRSSREFAELREWLIGRIADGAPAGAARQGLAGRADAMPFAGPSSGQEPSRS; this is encoded by the coding sequence ATGACCGTGACAGCCCAACGAACGGGCACCGCATCCGTGCCTGTGCCGCCGCCCGGCGAAGCCGCTGCAGGCCGCATCCGTCTGGAGCATATCTCCCTTCGCTACGGTCCGGCTTCGCCGGCTGCCCCTTCCGTGCTGCAGGACATTGGCCTGAAGCTGGCGGGAGATGAATTCATCTGCGTCCTCGGTCCGTCCGGATGCGGCAAGTCCTCCCTGCTGAATCTGATCGCAGGGTACATCCAGCCGACGGAGGGCCGCATCGTCATCGACGGAGCGGAGCATTCCGCTCCGGATACCAAGGTAGGCGTCGTCTTCCAGCATGCCAACCTGTTCCCGTGGCTTTCCGTTGCCCGCAATGTCGAGTTCGGCCTGAAAATGGCCGGCATGCCCAAAGCCGAGCGCCGCCGGAAGGCAGCAGCCTATCTGGAGCTCGTCGGCCTTGCCTCCGCCGCGTCCATGTATCCCCACCAGCTGTCCGGAGGAATGAAGCAGCGGGCGGCCATCGCCCGCACGCTGGCCGCCGACCCCAGCATCATCCTCATGGATGAGCCGTTCAGCGCGCTGGACGCCCTGACGCGCGAGTCCATGCAGACGCATGTCGGCGAGATCTGGAAGAAGACGGGCAAATGCATTCTTTTCATCACGCATGACGTCGACGAGGCGCTGCTGCTCGGCCGGCGGATCCTGCTCCTGCATCCGTCTCCGGGCCGGATCGTCGAGGACTTCGCCAACCCTCTGCACGAGGAAGGAACGATACCGCTGCGATCCAGCCGGGAGTTCGCCGAGCTCCGCGAATGGCTGATCGGACGCATCGCGGATGGCGCGCCGGCAGGCGCGGCCAGGCAAGGACTCGCCGGACGAGCGGACGCGATGCCGTTCGCAGGCCCGTCATCCGGGCAGGAGCCTTCCCGTTCTTAG
- a CDS encoding aliphatic sulfonate ABC transporter substrate-binding protein translates to MNRLFHARSSRRQLRGLLVTLSLTLLLLALAACGSSDGKSSNQAGGSSALPKEIRIGYQVSPNGELMAKALGLAEKKFPGAKVSWLKFDAGRDVNTAMAGGSIDFGMVGTPPGASGIAQGLPDEIYYIHDIIGESEALVVKTSAGIGSLEDLKGKTIATTFSSTSHFSLLSALKQKAIDPSGIKIIDMPAPEMAAAWQRGDIDGAYIWQPVQSKLIADGGKVIVTSKEVAAGGGITGEFGVVSKEFASKYPEAVQGYIEVLDEGTRYYRDHAEDASVLLAKELGLSPEETLTAMRQITVLDASEQTLPEYMGTPDKPGAFAALLKETADFLVEQKSIKSAPDLKTFQEAVRSDFYSK, encoded by the coding sequence ATGAACAGACTGTTTCATGCCCGGTCCTCTCGCCGCCAGCTGCGCGGCCTTCTCGTGACCCTCTCCCTAACGCTTCTCCTGCTTGCCCTTGCGGCATGCGGCTCCTCCGACGGAAAAAGCTCGAATCAAGCCGGAGGAAGCTCCGCCCTGCCGAAGGAAATCCGGATCGGCTATCAGGTCAGCCCGAACGGCGAGCTGATGGCCAAAGCTCTTGGACTGGCCGAGAAGAAATTTCCCGGCGCCAAAGTATCGTGGCTGAAGTTCGACGCCGGACGCGACGTCAACACCGCCATGGCCGGAGGCAGCATCGACTTCGGCATGGTCGGCACGCCGCCGGGAGCATCCGGCATCGCGCAGGGACTGCCCGACGAGATCTACTACATCCACGACATCATCGGCGAGAGCGAGGCGCTCGTCGTGAAGACGTCGGCAGGCATCGGCAGCCTGGAGGACCTGAAGGGCAAGACGATCGCCACCACCTTCAGCTCCACCTCCCATTTCAGCCTGCTCTCCGCCTTGAAGCAGAAGGCCATCGATCCGTCGGGGATCAAGATCATCGACATGCCCGCCCCCGAAATGGCCGCAGCGTGGCAAAGAGGCGACATCGACGGAGCCTACATCTGGCAGCCGGTCCAGTCCAAGCTGATCGCCGACGGAGGCAAGGTCATCGTCACCTCCAAGGAAGTCGCGGCCGGAGGCGGCATTACCGGAGAATTCGGCGTCGTGAGCAAGGAGTTCGCCTCCAAGTACCCGGAAGCCGTCCAAGGTTATATCGAGGTGCTCGACGAGGGGACCAGGTATTACCGGGACCATGCCGAGGACGCGTCCGTCCTGCTCGCCAAGGAGCTCGGCCTCTCCCCGGAAGAGACGCTGACGGCGATGAGGCAGATCACCGTGCTGGACGCCTCCGAGCAGACTTTGCCCGAGTACATGGGCACGCCCGACAAGCCCGGAGCCTTCGCGGCGCTGCTGAAGGAAACGGCCGATTTCCTCGTGGAGCAGAAGTCGATCAAGTCCGCGCCCGACCTGAAGACGTTCCAGGAAGCGGTCCGCAGCGATTTTTATTCAAAGTAA
- a CDS encoding ABC transporter permease subunit, which yields MAIAPSAANKREARRSRAESRLLPAAVSAGSVMAVLLLWWLSGRLGWVNPLFLPPPADVWTAFADIAQHGYKDSSLAAHVGASLRRILIAIALAAATAVPLGILCGRNRWLRAVFDPFVEFYRPLPPLAYYSLLVLWFGIADESKIVLLFLSGFSPLFIAAVHSSRQVPAERINGARSLGARGWRLYAYVILPSCLPDVLTGLRTAVGVTYSTLVAAEMVAAISGMGWMVLDASKYLRSDIIYAGIILMGIIAIAIDSSLRLLIRQASPWTRG from the coding sequence ATGGCCATAGCCCCATCCGCCGCGAACAAAAGGGAAGCCAGGCGCAGCCGCGCCGAGTCCCGCTTGCTGCCGGCAGCCGTCTCGGCCGGCTCCGTCATGGCCGTCCTGCTGCTCTGGTGGCTTTCCGGGCGCCTCGGCTGGGTAAACCCGCTGTTCCTGCCGCCGCCCGCCGACGTCTGGACCGCCTTCGCGGATATCGCGCAGCACGGCTACAAGGACTCGTCGCTCGCCGCCCATGTCGGAGCGAGCCTGCGCCGGATTCTGATCGCCATCGCGCTCGCGGCCGCTACGGCCGTGCCTCTCGGAATCCTTTGCGGACGGAACCGCTGGCTGAGGGCCGTATTCGATCCATTCGTCGAATTCTACCGCCCTCTGCCTCCGCTCGCCTACTACTCGCTGCTCGTGCTCTGGTTCGGCATCGCCGACGAATCCAAGATCGTCCTGCTCTTCCTTAGCGGCTTCTCGCCTCTGTTCATCGCCGCCGTCCACAGCAGCCGCCAGGTGCCGGCAGAGCGCATTAACGGCGCCCGCTCCCTGGGAGCGCGCGGCTGGAGGCTGTACGCCTACGTCATCCTGCCTTCCTGCCTTCCCGATGTGCTGACCGGGCTGCGCACCGCCGTGGGAGTCACCTACTCCACGCTAGTCGCCGCGGAGATGGTCGCAGCCATCTCCGGCATGGGCTGGATGGTGCTGGACGCCAGCAAATATCTTCGCAGCGACATCATCTATGCCGGCATCATTCTCATGGGAATCATCGCGATCGCCATCGATTCCTCTCTCCGGCTGCTGATCCGCCAAGCATCGCCCTGGACCCGCGGCTGA
- a CDS encoding TetR/AcrR family transcriptional regulator gives MAAASKRNAILRVACKLVREQGASKLTLDAVAREAGISKGGLLYHFPSKEALIQATLDDFLDRFENQTEARAAAGCGSHPWTRAYLTQSFQTSPDDLETSAAVLAAASGNPALLSPMRERYEAWQSRIVSESRSPALATIARLAADGLFFCELFHLAPLEPRLRSEVLDALLGLADAPSPSPPSARLEVPTEYP, from the coding sequence ATGGCCGCCGCTTCAAAACGAAACGCCATTCTCCGAGTCGCCTGCAAGCTGGTGCGCGAGCAAGGAGCCTCCAAGCTGACTTTGGACGCCGTCGCCCGCGAAGCGGGCATCAGCAAGGGAGGCCTCCTGTACCACTTCCCCAGCAAGGAAGCGCTCATCCAGGCGACGCTGGACGATTTCCTGGACCGCTTCGAGAACCAGACGGAGGCCAGGGCTGCGGCAGGCTGCGGATCCCATCCATGGACGCGAGCCTACCTGACCCAAAGCTTCCAGACAAGTCCCGATGACTTGGAGACGAGCGCCGCCGTGCTGGCCGCCGCCTCCGGCAACCCCGCCCTGCTGTCTCCCATGAGGGAAAGGTACGAGGCGTGGCAGAGCCGGATCGTCTCCGAAAGCCGTTCCCCTGCCCTGGCTACGATCGCCCGGCTGGCCGCGGACGGACTTTTCTTCTGCGAGCTGTTCCATCTCGCCCCGCTGGAGCCTCGGCTCCGCTCCGAAGTGCTCGACGCGCTGCTTGGACTGGCGGATGCACCGTCACCATCACCGCCATCGGCACGGCTTGAAGTTCCAACCGAATATCCCTGA
- a CDS encoding aldo/keto reductase, whose translation MKYRRLGKTELNVSVVGIGTWQFGGEWGMDFAQDEVDAILDKGAELGINLIDTAECYGDHLSEAFIGNYIGRRRREDWIIATKFGHHFHERFKRTDVFSGDDVVRQLDASLKALQTDYVDLYQFHSGPDAAFDSDGLWTALDKQAQAGKIRHLGTSIGSNDNLHQTAASSKVGSQAIQVVYNRLDRKPEERVFPSCLEQDLGVLARVPLASGFLSGKYKPGTEFGETDVRHRQDAEQVRQRLEEVRRIAEEEVPEGVHMAAWALAWCLRHPAVTSVIPGCKNPEQVQGNADAVKLVTEPHPQDVPNIGR comes from the coding sequence ATGAAGTATCGCCGTTTAGGCAAAACGGAGCTCAACGTCTCGGTCGTCGGCATCGGCACCTGGCAGTTCGGCGGAGAATGGGGCATGGATTTCGCGCAGGACGAGGTCGACGCGATTTTGGACAAGGGCGCCGAGCTCGGCATCAACCTGATCGACACGGCGGAATGTTACGGAGACCATCTGTCGGAGGCTTTCATCGGAAACTACATCGGCAGGCGGAGGCGCGAGGACTGGATCATCGCGACGAAGTTCGGCCATCATTTCCACGAGCGCTTCAAGCGTACGGACGTATTCTCCGGAGACGATGTCGTGAGGCAGCTGGACGCATCGCTCAAGGCTCTGCAGACCGACTACGTGGATCTGTATCAGTTCCATTCCGGCCCGGATGCCGCCTTCGACAGCGACGGGCTGTGGACCGCGCTGGACAAGCAGGCGCAGGCCGGCAAGATCCGGCATCTGGGAACGTCGATCGGGAGCAACGACAACCTGCATCAGACGGCCGCCTCCTCGAAGGTCGGCTCGCAAGCGATCCAGGTCGTGTACAACCGGCTCGACCGCAAGCCGGAGGAGCGGGTATTCCCTTCCTGCCTGGAGCAGGATCTCGGCGTGCTGGCGCGGGTGCCGCTGGCGAGCGGCTTCCTGAGCGGCAAGTACAAGCCCGGCACGGAGTTCGGCGAGACGGACGTGCGGCATCGCCAGGATGCGGAGCAGGTTCGGCAGCGGCTGGAGGAGGTGCGCCGGATCGCGGAGGAGGAAGTGCCGGAGGGCGTCCATATGGCAGCCTGGGCGCTGGCCTGGTGCCTTCGCCATCCGGCCGTGACTTCCGTCATTCCCGGCTGCAAAAATCCGGAGCAGGTTCAGGGCAACGCAGATGCGGTGAAGCTCGTCACGGAGCCGCACCCGCAGGATGTGCCGAATATCGGCCGGTAG